In one window of Neisseria subflava DNA:
- a CDS encoding transferrin-binding protein-like solute binding protein, translated as MKESFKLSMLAIACSIALSACGSSGGGTPSAQSAPTPQQPGNNSGSGGGGDSKQTEDAKKAEEAKKAEEAKKAEEAKKAEEAKKAEEAKKAEEAKKAEEAKKAEEAKKAEEAKKAEEAKKAEEAKKAEEAKKAEDAKKANEANSGQGFGGEGKVMGKALDGGVLVAKKRETGDLEYAKTEAPTASDKNSVVLDGVAINTKDVKAGEFTLGEKSMNGGKADAAQYAVHSGDLLPDVRYGGVADVSDLRDVKQALFVQGTPSGSDTVAAQRGDATYKGIGLHFQNGLPINTRDLQEIFETGSQAKLANLYPAAKATDVTAKVNFDQKTINVSINRYSDQTVGGGSGGNRIAGVVKSNARDMAENLSFNGDLHGNTFSNKQGTMQGGFFGAKADQLAGTYSAAGKNQRDEDVVARGVFGAKRQDAAAQAGGQPDVPVAKPDTPVTKPKGDAAAAELKKGETGEQYILSNIADLTKVIINGTAIALAPVTNKLHQTELGSDYKSFVASGNLSNVVFGAAKLADNAYSLFVQGVMSTSLPSGTAKYAGEVLNFRARNLDDRENWVDAGNTYRTTGSFTADVNFDTKTIAGKINSGDRWFMNERAFTAGITGSSFNGKWTSDAQGSVTGGFYGDKAAEMAGRYSYHDKEDKSNNAFGVFGGKKQ; from the coding sequence ATGAAGGAATCATTTAAATTAAGCATGTTGGCGATTGCCTGCAGCATCGCATTGAGTGCATGCGGTTCAAGCGGTGGTGGCACGCCGTCTGCACAGTCTGCACCGACCCCGCAACAGCCGGGCAATAATTCCGGCTCGGGCGGAGGAGGTGATTCAAAACAAACTGAAGACGCTAAGAAAGCCGAAGAAGCTAAGAAAGCCGAAGAAGCCAAGAAAGCCGAAGAAGCCAAGAAAGCCGAAGAAGCCAAGAAAGCTGAAGAAGCCAAGAAAGCTGAAGAAGCCAAGAAAGCTGAAGAAGCCAAGAAAGCTGAAGAAGCCAAGAAAGCTGAAGAAGCCAAGAAAGCTGAAGAAGCCAAGAAAGCTGAAGAAGCTAAGAAAGCTGAAGAAGCCAAGAAAGCTGAAGACGCTAAGAAAGCCAATGAGGCCAATTCAGGTCAAGGTTTTGGCGGCGAAGGCAAAGTAATGGGCAAGGCTTTGGATGGCGGTGTCTTGGTAGCGAAAAAACGTGAAACCGGCGATTTGGAATATGCCAAAACCGAAGCTCCGACTGCCTCGGATAAAAACAGCGTCGTACTTGATGGTGTCGCCATTAATACCAAAGACGTTAAAGCGGGTGAGTTTACGTTGGGCGAAAAAAGTATGAACGGCGGTAAAGCCGATGCAGCACAATATGCGGTACACAGCGGCGACCTGTTGCCTGACGTTCGTTACGGCGGTGTTGCCGATGTCAGCGATCTGCGTGATGTGAAACAGGCGTTGTTTGTCCAAGGCACGCCGTCAGGCAGTGATACCGTTGCAGCCCAAAGAGGGGATGCAACCTATAAAGGCATCGGCCTGCATTTCCAAAACGGACTGCCGATCAATACAAGAGATCTGCAAGAAATTTTTGAAACCGGTTCGCAAGCCAAGCTGGCCAATCTGTATCCTGCCGCCAAAGCAACCGATGTTACCGCAAAAGTCAATTTCGACCAAAAAACCATCAATGTCAGCATCAACCGCTATTCCGATCAAACGGTTGGCGGTGGTAGTGGTGGCAACAGAATTGCAGGTGTCGTCAAGTCCAATGCGCGCGATATGGCGGAAAATCTGTCTTTCAATGGCGATTTGCACGGCAACACCTTCTCCAACAAGCAAGGTACGATGCAAGGCGGATTCTTTGGCGCGAAGGCAGACCAACTTGCCGGCACATATAGTGCGGCAGGCAAAAACCAACGTGATGAAGACGTAGTGGCGCGCGGTGTGTTTGGTGCAAAACGCCAAGATGCGGCAGCTCAAGCAGGCGGACAGCCTGATGTGCCGGTTGCCAAACCCGATACGCCCGTAACCAAACCTAAAGGTGATGCCGCTGCGGCCGAATTGAAAAAAGGTGAAACAGGCGAGCAATATATCTTATCGAATATCGCGGACTTGACCAAAGTCATTATCAACGGTACGGCAATCGCTTTGGCACCTGTTACCAACAAGCTCCATCAAACTGAATTGGGTTCGGACTACAAATCGTTTGTTGCTTCAGGCAATTTGAGCAATGTTGTCTTCGGTGCGGCAAAACTTGCCGATAATGCCTACTCCTTGTTTGTTCAGGGGGTAATGAGTACCTCTCTACCGTCCGGTACGGCTAAATACGCAGGCGAGGTGTTGAATTTCCGTGCCCGCAACTTGGATGATAGGGAAAACTGGGTGGATGCCGGCAACACCTACCGTACCACCGGTTCGTTTACCGCAGATGTCAACTTCGATACCAAGACTATCGCAGGTAAAATCAATAGTGGTGACAGATGGTTCATGAATGAACGAGCCTTTACCGCAGGTATTACAGGTAGCAGCTTTAATGGTAAATGGACTTCAGATGCACAAGGCTCTGTAACCGGCGGATTCTACGGTGACAAAGCTGCCGAAATGGCTGGGCGATACAGTTATCATGACAAAGAAGATAAAAGTAACAATGCCTTCGGTGTATTCGGCGGTAAAAAACAATAA
- the trxB gene encoding thioredoxin-disulfide reductase encodes MSNHHKLIILGSGPAGYTAAVYAARANLNPVIITGVEQGGQLMTTTEVDNWPADAGGVQGPELMARFQAHAERFGTEMIFDQIHTVDLQNCPFTLKGDMGEYTCDALIVATGASAKYLGLPSEEAFAGKGVSACATCDGFFYKKQDVAVVGGGNTAVEEALYLANIANTVTLIHRRDSFRAEKIMVDKLMQRVEEGKIILKLNSSVDEILGDESGVTGARLKHNDGSTEEIAVKGVFIAIGHKPNTDIFKGQLDMDETGYLKTKGGTGDNVGATNIEGVWAAGDVKDHTYRQAITSAASGCQAALDAERWLDRHGV; translated from the coding sequence ATGAGCAACCATCACAAACTCATCATCCTCGGCTCCGGACCTGCCGGCTATACTGCCGCCGTCTATGCCGCCCGTGCCAACCTCAACCCTGTGATCATTACCGGCGTTGAGCAAGGCGGACAACTGATGACCACCACCGAAGTGGACAACTGGCCTGCCGATGCAGGAGGCGTACAAGGTCCGGAACTGATGGCCCGTTTCCAAGCCCATGCCGAACGTTTCGGTACTGAAATGATTTTCGACCAAATCCACACCGTTGATTTGCAAAACTGTCCGTTTACCCTCAAAGGCGATATGGGCGAATACACCTGTGATGCGCTCATCGTTGCTACCGGCGCATCCGCCAAATATTTAGGTTTGCCAAGCGAAGAAGCCTTTGCAGGCAAAGGTGTTTCCGCCTGCGCAACTTGTGATGGCTTCTTCTATAAAAAACAAGATGTTGCCGTAGTAGGCGGTGGCAATACCGCTGTGGAAGAAGCCCTCTACCTTGCCAATATCGCCAACACCGTTACCCTGATTCACCGCCGCGACAGCTTCCGTGCTGAAAAAATCATGGTGGACAAACTGATGCAACGCGTCGAAGAAGGCAAAATCATCCTCAAGCTCAACAGCTCGGTTGATGAAATCTTGGGCGACGAAAGCGGCGTTACCGGTGCACGCCTGAAACACAATGACGGCAGCACTGAAGAAATCGCTGTAAAAGGCGTTTTCATCGCCATCGGCCACAAACCCAACACTGATATCTTCAAAGGCCAACTCGATATGGATGAAACCGGCTACCTGAAAACCAAAGGCGGTACCGGTGACAATGTCGGCGCAACCAATATCGAAGGCGTATGGGCGGCAGGCGACGTCAAAGACCATACCTACCGTCAAGCCATCACCAGCGCAGCTTCCGGCTGCCAAGCCGCGCTTGATGCCGAACGTTGGCTCGACCGCCACGGCGTATGA
- a CDS encoding NAD(P)/FAD-dependent oxidoreductase has product MINPSFKEYLPSYYVSTANPHPSYPTLEGRLKTETCVIGGGLSGLCTALPLAENGHEVIVLEAARIGFGASGRSGGQVISDFACGMEEIEKQIGLEQAQWFWQQSLQAVELVDSRIQKHNIQCDWQRGYATVAVRPQHWEELQQWHEHAQKHYGASHYQLWDKATLKQQLASDMYQGAQFDPLSGHLHPLNYTLGIAKAAADAGAQLFEQSPMTRIEPCDNGWLVHTPNGSVECKNLVYAVNTYAGLHPKFKVLEQKAIAVSTFIIATEPLGERAKDLIRNNMAICDNRHVLDYYRLSADGRLLFGGKDNEFIDDPDRMTELVRQDMLKVFPQLADIRIEHSWGGECDITRNLAPHFGRLAPTVFYAQGYSGHGMAITGIAGLAIAEAIMGDEGRLKPFEQLRHSNIITQPFLRKLGSFLGSKYYQWKDSH; this is encoded by the coding sequence ATGATCAATCCCAGCTTCAAAGAATACCTTCCCTCCTACTATGTCAGCACGGCCAATCCCCATCCGTCTTATCCGACGCTTGAAGGCCGTCTGAAAACTGAAACCTGCGTTATCGGCGGCGGCCTGTCCGGCTTATGCACCGCCCTACCGCTTGCTGAAAACGGCCATGAAGTCATCGTACTTGAAGCCGCCCGTATCGGTTTCGGCGCATCAGGCCGCAGCGGCGGACAAGTCATCAGCGACTTTGCTTGCGGCATGGAAGAAATCGAAAAGCAAATCGGTTTGGAACAGGCACAATGGTTCTGGCAGCAATCTCTGCAAGCCGTTGAACTGGTTGACTCGCGCATTCAAAAACACAACATCCAATGCGATTGGCAACGCGGCTACGCTACCGTCGCCGTCCGTCCTCAGCATTGGGAAGAATTGCAACAATGGCACGAACACGCCCAAAAACATTATGGTGCAAGCCATTACCAGCTTTGGGATAAAGCCACGCTGAAGCAGCAACTTGCCAGCGATATGTATCAAGGCGCGCAATTTGATCCTTTATCAGGCCACTTACACCCGCTCAATTACACCCTGGGCATTGCTAAAGCGGCAGCCGATGCAGGCGCACAACTTTTTGAGCAATCCCCGATGACGCGTATCGAGCCATGCGATAACGGCTGGCTGGTTCATACGCCCAATGGCAGCGTTGAATGCAAAAACCTCGTTTATGCCGTCAACACTTATGCAGGCTTACACCCGAAATTCAAAGTATTGGAACAAAAAGCCATTGCAGTCAGCACCTTTATCATCGCCACCGAGCCTCTGGGTGAGCGTGCCAAAGACCTGATCCGCAACAATATGGCCATCTGCGACAACCGCCACGTCCTCGACTACTACCGCCTCAGCGCCGACGGCCGCCTGCTCTTCGGCGGCAAAGACAACGAGTTTATCGACGATCCTGACCGCATGACCGAACTCGTCCGCCAAGACATGCTGAAAGTTTTCCCGCAACTTGCCGATATCAGAATCGAGCATTCTTGGGGCGGCGAATGCGACATCACGCGCAATCTCGCCCCACATTTCGGCCGCCTCGCCCCTACTGTTTTCTACGCCCAAGGCTATTCCGGACACGGTATGGCGATTACCGGCATTGCCGGTTTGGCGATTGCCGAAGCCATCATGGGCGATGAGGGCCGTCTGAAACCTTTTGAGCAACTGCGCCACAGCAATATCATTACCCAGCCTTTCCTGCGCAAACTCGGCTCTTTCCTCGGCTCAAAATACTATCAATGGAAAGACAGCCACTAA
- a CDS encoding ABC transporter permease subunit, giving the protein MQKTKLSWFLKLMLLLSLAFLYIPLVVLVVYSFNESKLVTVWGGFSTKWYGALMENDTILEAAWLSLRIAIVSSLAAVALGTLAGYAMARIKRFRGSTLFAGMISAPMVMPDVITGLSMLLLIIQVQMFLQGSELLQSLYFDRGFFTIFLGHTTLCMAYITVVIRSRLVELDQSLEEAAMDLGARPLKIFFVITLPLIAPAIASGFLLGITLSLDDLVITSFLSGPGSSTLPQVIFSKIKLGLDPQMNVLATILIGIIGTLVIVVNYWMMRQATKREREAAEAYRQEKLAAEKAA; this is encoded by the coding sequence ATGCAAAAAACCAAATTATCCTGGTTCTTGAAACTGATGCTCCTGCTCTCGCTGGCATTCCTCTATATTCCGCTGGTGGTTTTGGTCGTCTATTCTTTCAATGAATCCAAACTGGTTACCGTTTGGGGCGGTTTCTCAACCAAATGGTACGGCGCATTGATGGAAAACGACACCATCTTGGAAGCGGCCTGGCTGTCATTGCGTATCGCCATCGTTTCCTCGCTTGCCGCCGTAGCACTCGGCACATTGGCTGGTTACGCCATGGCGCGTATCAAGCGCTTCCGCGGCAGCACCCTGTTTGCCGGTATGATTTCCGCACCTATGGTAATGCCTGACGTGATTACCGGTTTGTCCATGCTGCTGTTGATTATTCAGGTGCAAATGTTCCTGCAAGGCAGTGAATTGCTGCAATCGCTCTACTTCGATCGCGGCTTCTTCACCATCTTCCTCGGCCACACCACGCTTTGCATGGCGTACATTACCGTCGTTATCCGCTCGCGCTTGGTGGAATTGGATCAATCCTTGGAAGAGGCTGCAATGGACTTGGGTGCCCGTCCGCTGAAGATTTTCTTCGTGATTACCCTGCCGCTGATTGCCCCTGCGATTGCTTCCGGCTTCCTTTTGGGCATTACCCTGTCTTTGGACGACTTGGTGATTACCTCCTTCCTGTCAGGCCCGGGTTCATCGACATTGCCGCAAGTGATTTTCTCCAAAATCAAACTCGGTCTTGACCCTCAGATGAACGTTTTGGCAACCATCCTGATCGGTATCATCGGTACGCTGGTTATTGTTGTTAACTACTGGATGATGCGTCAAGCAACCAAACGGGAACGCGAGGCTGCCGAAGCCTACCGCCAAGAAAAATTGGCAGCCGAGAAAGCCGCCTAA
- a CDS encoding ABC transporter permease subunit, producing MDLKKLKKKLFRRPGQRAVIAVPYIWLLVLFLIPFAIVLKISFAEQEISIPPFTPLTTIDEDLGRLNIAISYQNYADIFQNFWNTLNPFGDSENSNIYLMTYWSSIKTALTTTIICLLIGYPTAYAISRANPAARNGLLLAIMLPFWTSFLLRVYAWMGLLGHNGIINNFLIKYGIISEPLDLFYNAFSLNLVMVYAYLPFMILPLYTQLVKLDNRLLEAASDLGAGPIKSFFTITLPLSKTGIIAGSMLVFVPAVGEFVIPELVGGSENLMIGKVLWQAFFDQNNWPLASAVAVVMVALLVVPIALFQHYENRELEEGGK from the coding sequence ATGGACCTTAAAAAACTGAAAAAGAAACTGTTTCGCCGCCCTGGACAGCGTGCAGTTATTGCCGTGCCGTATATCTGGCTCTTGGTGCTGTTTCTGATTCCGTTCGCCATCGTATTGAAAATCAGCTTTGCCGAACAAGAAATCTCCATTCCGCCATTTACGCCGTTGACAACGATTGATGAAGATTTAGGCCGTCTGAACATTGCCATCAGCTATCAGAACTACGCCGACATCTTCCAAAATTTTTGGAATACGCTCAATCCGTTTGGCGACAGTGAAAACAGCAATATCTATCTGATGACCTACTGGTCTTCGATTAAGACTGCGCTGACAACGACTATCATCTGCCTGCTGATTGGTTATCCGACCGCTTATGCCATTTCACGCGCCAATCCGGCTGCGCGTAACGGCCTGCTATTGGCAATCATGCTGCCTTTCTGGACCTCTTTCCTGTTGCGTGTTTACGCATGGATGGGCTTATTGGGACACAACGGCATCATCAATAATTTCTTAATCAAATATGGAATCATCAGCGAGCCTTTAGACCTGTTCTACAATGCTTTCTCGCTGAATTTGGTGATGGTTTACGCCTATCTGCCGTTTATGATTTTACCGCTGTACACACAACTGGTAAAACTGGACAACCGTCTGCTCGAAGCCGCTTCCGACTTGGGCGCAGGTCCGATCAAATCGTTCTTTACCATTACCCTACCTTTATCCAAAACAGGCATCATCGCAGGCTCCATGCTGGTCTTCGTTCCAGCCGTCGGCGAATTTGTGATTCCTGAATTGGTGGGTGGTTCTGAAAACCTGATGATCGGTAAAGTATTGTGGCAGGCATTCTTCGACCAAAACAACTGGCCGCTGGCTTCTGCAGTCGCCGTCGTCATGGTTGCCCTGCTGGTTGTACCGATTGCCCTGTTCCAGCACTATGAAAACCGCGAATTGGAAGAAGGAGGCAAATAA
- a CDS encoding ABC transporter ATP-binding protein: MTATTASSAKPYLQIQGLVKKFGDNYAVDNIDLDIYQHEIFALLGSSGSGKSTLLRMLAGMESPNQGKIILDGQDITKLAPYERPINMMFQSYALFPHMSVEQNIAFGLKQDKMPKGEIDARVEEMLRLVQMTKYAKRKPHQLSGGQQQRIALARSLAKRPKILLLDEPLGALDKKLRQQTQLELVNTLEQVGVTCIMVTHDQEEAMTMATRIAIMSDGQLRQVGTPSDVYDYPNSRFTAEFIGETNIFDGVVVDDRADFSIVKCDGLENHVRIDHGLGVPNDHEIWISIRPEDIDLHKEKPEHLGAHNWAQGTVKEIAYLGSFAIYHIKLANGRVVKSQVPAPYWYVRNITPPTWDETVYISWPENQPTPLYS; the protein is encoded by the coding sequence ATGACCGCAACCACTGCGTCTTCAGCCAAACCTTATCTGCAAATCCAAGGCTTGGTGAAAAAGTTTGGTGACAATTACGCTGTCGATAACATCGACTTGGACATTTACCAACATGAAATCTTTGCCCTTTTGGGCAGCTCAGGCAGTGGCAAATCCACGCTGCTGCGCATGTTGGCAGGCATGGAAAGCCCAAATCAGGGCAAAATCATTCTCGACGGCCAAGACATTACCAAGCTTGCTCCGTACGAGCGCCCAATCAACATGATGTTCCAAAGCTATGCTCTGTTCCCACACATGAGCGTTGAGCAAAACATCGCTTTCGGTCTGAAACAAGACAAAATGCCTAAAGGCGAAATCGACGCCCGAGTGGAAGAAATGTTGCGCCTAGTGCAAATGACCAAATACGCCAAACGCAAGCCGCACCAACTATCCGGCGGTCAGCAACAACGTATCGCTTTGGCACGCAGCCTGGCGAAACGTCCTAAAATCCTGCTGCTTGACGAACCTTTGGGCGCACTCGATAAAAAACTGCGCCAACAAACCCAACTGGAATTGGTCAACACGCTGGAACAAGTCGGCGTAACCTGCATCATGGTTACCCACGACCAAGAAGAAGCGATGACCATGGCGACCCGTATCGCCATTATGTCTGACGGCCAATTGCGCCAAGTCGGTACGCCTAGCGACGTATACGATTATCCTAATAGCCGCTTTACTGCCGAATTTATCGGCGAAACCAATATTTTTGACGGCGTCGTTGTTGATGACCGCGCCGATTTCTCCATCGTCAAATGTGACGGCTTGGAAAACCACGTCCGCATCGACCACGGCTTGGGCGTTCCGAACGACCATGAAATTTGGATCAGCATCCGCCCTGAAGACATTGATTTGCACAAAGAAAAACCAGAACACTTAGGCGCGCACAACTGGGCTCAAGGCACAGTCAAAGAGATTGCCTACCTGGGCAGCTTTGCGATTTACCACATCAAACTCGCCAACGGCCGTGTCGTTAAGAGCCAAGTTCCCGCACCTTATTGGTATGTGCGCAACATTACGCCGCCGACTTGGGACGAGACCGTCTATATCAGCTGGCCTGAAAACCAACCGACACCTCTGTACAGTTAA
- a CDS encoding IS1595 family transposase has product MQITNCKLRKRVQKKLLEFFVLQVTSRSAADILGIQPNSAILFYRKIRMVISHYLALVADEVFEGSIELDESYFGGRRKGRRGRGAAGKVVVFGILKRNGRVYTVVVDNAKSETLLPVIKKKIMPDSIVYTDSLSSYDKLDVSGFIHYRINHSKEFADRQNHINGIENFWNQAKRVLRKYNGIDRKSFPLFLKECEFRFNFGTPSQQLKILQKWCGI; this is encoded by the coding sequence ATGCAGATAACCAATTGTAAATTAAGAAAGAGAGTTCAAAAGAAACTACTTGAATTTTTTGTACTCCAAGTTACCTCCCGCTCCGCTGCCGATATTTTGGGCATTCAGCCCAACTCCGCTATTCTGTTCTACCGCAAAATTCGTATGGTTATCAGCCATTATCTGGCCTTGGTTGCCGATGAGGTTTTTGAGGGCTCTATTGAATTGGACGAAAGCTATTTCGGCGGACGGCGCAAAGGCAGACGCGGTCGCGGTGCGGCAGGAAAAGTGGTTGTCTTCGGCATTCTGAAACGCAATGGACGGGTCTATACCGTTGTGGTGGATAATGCCAAGTCTGAAACGTTACTCCCTGTCATTAAAAAGAAAATCATGCCGGACAGCATTGTTTACACGGATAGCCTGAGCAGCTACGACAAGTTGGACGTAAGCGGTTTTATTCATTACCGCATCAACCATTCCAAGGAATTTGCAGACCGTCAGAACCACATTAACGGCATTGAAAATTTTTGGAATCAGGCAAAACGCGTCTTGCGCAAATACAACGGAATCGATCGCAAATCTTTCCCGCTGTTCTTGAAAGAATGCGAATTTCGATTTAATTTCGGCACACCGTCTCAACAGCTTAAAATCCTGCAAAAATGGTGTGGAATTTAG
- the radC gene encoding RadC family protein, with the protein MSIKEWPEGERPREKLLAHGAAALSDAELLAILLRVGTRGMSAVDLARYLLSEFGSLGKLMSADAKTLSAYKGMGLASYTQFAVVKEIGRRILGEDLQEQIVLSNPKSVADYLRLHLGHEKIEVSVALLLNRQNQLIAVRELSRGTVAENTVYIREIVKLALDEYADSLILAHNHPGGSARPSESDVQFTERLKQALSLVDITLLDHFIVTAKETCSLREQGYM; encoded by the coding sequence ATGAGTATCAAAGAATGGCCCGAGGGGGAGCGGCCGCGCGAGAAGCTCTTGGCGCATGGTGCGGCGGCGTTGAGTGATGCGGAGTTGCTGGCAATTTTATTGCGTGTTGGAACGCGCGGTATGAGCGCGGTCGATTTAGCGCGTTATTTGTTGAGTGAGTTTGGCAGCTTGGGGAAGCTGATGAGTGCGGATGCCAAAACACTTTCTGCTTATAAGGGCATGGGCTTGGCGAGTTATACTCAGTTTGCAGTGGTCAAAGAAATCGGGCGGCGGATTTTGGGTGAAGATTTGCAGGAGCAGATTGTTTTGTCAAACCCGAAATCGGTTGCGGATTATCTGCGCCTGCACCTTGGGCATGAAAAAATCGAGGTCAGTGTTGCTTTGCTGCTCAATCGTCAAAATCAATTGATTGCGGTACGGGAATTGTCGCGCGGTACGGTGGCGGAAAATACGGTTTATATCCGTGAAATTGTCAAATTGGCATTGGATGAATATGCCGACAGTTTGATTTTGGCACACAACCATCCGGGCGGTTCGGCAAGGCCGTCTGAATCTGATGTACAGTTTACAGAGCGTTTGAAACAGGCTTTAAGTTTGGTCGATATTACGCTGTTGGACCATTTTATCGTGACGGCAAAAGAAACCTGCTCTTTGCGCGAACAGGGCTATATGTAA
- a CDS encoding NF038104 family lipoprotein: MQSLRCTKRLIPAFALCLTLNGCVVGAAVDLAATTVLTTGKLVVKGTGAVIDAAIPDGKKDKDKEKEKEKSKEKPKSEEIIYKEESSN, encoded by the coding sequence ATGCAGTCATTGAGATGCACAAAACGCCTGATTCCGGCATTTGCCCTTTGCCTGACGCTTAACGGCTGCGTTGTAGGCGCGGCTGTCGATTTGGCCGCCACAACCGTTCTGACTACCGGAAAATTGGTTGTCAAAGGAACGGGGGCAGTGATTGATGCCGCCATTCCCGACGGTAAAAAAGACAAGGATAAAGAAAAAGAGAAGGAAAAGAGCAAAGAAAAGCCAAAATCGGAAGAAATCATCTATAAGGAAGAGTCCTCCAACTAA
- a CDS encoding general secretion pathway protein GspG — translation MQTLPFQTDIAARMLVNTENETIHPDAVFVQTQNGYWIAWHNQQAALLAPDTPPDIPCFWVEGAESLEELVSMVENGEFDEVEEFDGDDDAWQEALGCGHHHERHCGCSH, via the coding sequence ATGCAAACCTTACCTTTTCAAACCGATATCGCCGCCAGAATGCTGGTCAATACCGAAAACGAAACCATCCATCCCGATGCCGTATTCGTACAAACGCAAAACGGCTATTGGATTGCTTGGCACAACCAACAGGCCGCCCTGCTTGCCCCCGACACACCACCCGATATCCCCTGCTTTTGGGTAGAAGGCGCAGAAAGCCTGGAAGAGCTGGTAAGCATGGTAGAAAACGGTGAATTTGACGAAGTTGAAGAATTTGACGGCGATGATGATGCTTGGCAAGAAGCACTCGGATGCGGCCATCATCACGAAAGACACTGCGGATGCAGTCATTGA
- the aqpZ gene encoding aquaporin Z, with protein sequence MKKYFAEFFGTFWLVFGGCGSAVLAAAYPELGIGFAGVALAFGLTVLTMAYAVGHISGGHFNPAVSVGLFIGGRFNGKNLLPYIVSQVIGAIAAAGVLYLIASGKTGFDAVASGFASNGFSEHSPNGYDMMAALLIEFVLTAFFLIIMGSTDKLAPAGFAPITIGLGLTLIHLISIPVTNTSVNPARSTGVALFQGGWAVEQLWLFWLAPIAGAAVGAAIYRFVLANDDK encoded by the coding sequence ATGAAAAAATATTTTGCAGAATTTTTCGGCACTTTCTGGCTGGTATTCGGCGGCTGCGGCAGCGCAGTTTTGGCAGCAGCCTACCCAGAACTTGGCATTGGCTTTGCCGGTGTCGCTTTAGCATTCGGTTTGACCGTACTGACCATGGCTTACGCCGTTGGCCACATTTCCGGCGGCCACTTCAACCCTGCCGTTTCCGTCGGCCTTTTCATCGGCGGCCGTTTCAACGGTAAAAACTTGTTGCCTTACATCGTATCCCAAGTTATCGGTGCGATTGCCGCTGCGGGCGTTCTGTATCTGATTGCTTCCGGTAAAACCGGTTTTGATGCTGTTGCTTCCGGCTTTGCCAGTAACGGTTTCAGCGAGCACTCTCCTAACGGTTACGACATGATGGCCGCTTTGCTGATCGAATTCGTACTGACCGCATTCTTCCTGATCATCATGGGTTCTACCGACAAACTGGCTCCAGCCGGCTTTGCCCCTATCACCATCGGCCTGGGTCTGACCCTGATTCACTTGATCAGCATTCCTGTAACCAATACTTCCGTTAACCCTGCACGTTCTACCGGTGTTGCCTTGTTTCAAGGCGGCTGGGCTGTTGAACAGCTGTGGTTGTTCTGGTTGGCTCCTATTGCCGGCGCAGCAGTTGGCGCAGCTATTTACCGCTTCGTTTTGGCTAACGACGACAAATAA